The following nucleotide sequence is from Melioribacteraceae bacterium.
AATTCAAAGATCAGATGAAGAAATGAGTAAGGTTAGTGTTGAAGAAGGAGAATTTTCTAAAATATGACAACTATTCCACTAGTTAGGTCATTTCTTCCCCCAAGGGAAGAATTACTTGCATCACTAGAAAATGTTCTGTATTCAGGATATATCGCACAAGGTAAGTTTGTTGATGATTTTGAATCAGAGTTCGGAAAATACATTGAAAATAATTTAGTAGTATCATTAAACTCTGGAACAGCTGCACTACATATAGCATTAGTGCTTGCTGGAGTGGGGAAAGGGGATGAAGTAATTAGTACCGCTCTGACTGCAGAACCTACAAATCTTGCAATAAAAATGACTGGTGCAAAAATAGTTTGGGCCGATATTGATCCGAATAATGGAACTATGAATCCCTTCGATGCCGAATCAAAAATTACGGAAAAAACTAAGGCAATATTACCAGTTGATTATGCAGGTATTCCAGTAAATATTAATGAATTTATAAGAATTAGCAAGCAATACAATATATCGATTATTGAAGATTCAGCTCACGCGCTTGGGGCAAAGTACAACGGTGAAAAATTAGGGAATCATTTCCCTTTTGTTTGTTTTTCTTTCCAGGCAATAAAACATTTGACAACTGTTGACGGAGGAATGATTGCTTTTAATAATCAAGAAAATTATGAAAAAGCTAAATTAATTAGATGGTTTGGAATAGACAAAAAACTATCTCGAATAGAAAATGATATAAAGTTGCAAGGCTATAAATATCATATGAATAATGTAACTGCGGCAATTGGTCTTTGTCAAATGAATTATATCGATTCTGTTATTAGCAAATATATTAGTAACGGAATATATTATGACAGTTCACTTAAAAATGTTCCGGGGGTGGAATTATTAAAATACTACCCTGAGTCGGAACCTTCTTACTGGATTTATACCCTAAAAGTGGAAAAAAGAGAAGATTTAATAAAAAAGCTTGCGGAAAACGGCATTATGGCATCGGAGTTGCATAAAAGAAATGATAGTCATTCTTTTTTTTCCAAGTCAAAATGTGAATTGCCAAATCTAGATAAGTTTTATAGTAAAATGTTGCATATTCCTTGCGGTTGGTGGGTTACTGATGAAGATAGAGAGAAAATAGTTGACATTATTAAAAGCGGTTGGTAAAACGTGATACCTTTATATAAAGTATATATGCCTGATAAATTGCCGGAGTTAAATAATATCCTTTATTCTGGTAAATTATCTTATGGTTACTGGGGGGAAGAATTCGAAAAAGCTATTTCCTCATATATTGGGAATGAGTATTTTCTCTCTGTTAATTCTTTTAATTCAGCTTTGCTAGTTGCAATAGCAGTGCTTGAATTAAAACCAGGTGATGAAGTAATTGCATCACCTATGAGTTGTCTTGCGTCTAATCAACCTTTTGCAACACAAAATTTAAAAGTTGTATGGGCAGATATTGATCCCAAAACTGGAACATTGGATCCGAGTGATGTAAAGAGGAAAATAACAAAACAAACTAAAGCAATTTTTCATAATCATCATTGCGGTTACGTTGGGTATGTTGAAGAAATAAACCAAATTGCTCGACAATACGGTTTATATGTAGTTGATGATGCTATTGAAGCATTTGGCTCGGAATATTCTAATAAGAAAATGGGAAATCTCGGAGCTGATATCACAGCGTTTTCATTTCAGACTGTGAGATTACCTAATACTATTGATGGTGGGGGATTGTCTTTTTGTAGGAAAGAACTTTATGAAAGAGCATTGTTAATAAGAGATCTAGGGGTTAACCGCAAAAAATTTAGAGATGAAAACGGAGAAATATCAAAAAAATGTGATATTGCGCTGCCCGGATTTGGAGCTACATTAAATGAAACAAGTGCATATATTGGATTACAGCAAGTGCATTATATAGATTCTCTTTTGGGGAAGCAGAATGAAAACGCAACGGTTTGGAACGTAAAATTAAAAGAAATTAAAAATATTTCGCTATTAAATTCAATTAATGGGTCAAAACCAAATTATTGGGTATATGGTTGCTTTGCGGAGAATAAATTAGAAGCCATTTCATTTTTTAGAGAAAGAAACTACTATGCTTCTGGTATCCATTTACCAAACAATAATTATTCTATTTTCAATTCAAAAATAGAATTGAAAGGAGTTAATGAATTTTACACCAATTTTATTGCTTTGCCATCTGGTTGGTGGGTAAATTCCATTTAGCAGATTTACTGTGTTTATAAATGAAGATTAGAAATATAACATTATCTGAATTGACTAACCTTGTTGATAAAATCAATTATGAATTTATTAGCTCAAAAGGGAAGAAACTTCATATAACTAAAAGATTTCCAAATTTATATGATACAAATAATTTGGAAAATCTTTATGTATTAGAAATTGATAATAAAATTAAAGCCTTCACAGCAGTTAAAACTGTACTTTTCAAAAAGAAAAGTACAGTTTATCATTTATTCTTTGTTGGTTCAGTTTATACGGACCCAATGGCTAGAGGTCAGGGGTTGAGTAGCAGTTTATTGAATTATGTGCAAGAAAAATATTTTAACGATGGTTATGATGCGGGTTTCTTGTGGACAAATTTACATGGTTTTTATACGAAATTAGGTTGGATATTAAACGAAAAAGGTTTATTAGCCCACACAAAAATAGATGCTTTGAGAAAATCTAATACATACTTTATTCCTTCGGGGGGCGTTCAAAAAGCAGACCATTCCGACCTTGCAATGATTGATGAATTTAGAGTGAAACTTAGTAATGAATATGTAATTAGAAAAGATGGTAAAATAATTTCTGGTTATGGTACAGTTTACTCACCTGGTGAAGAAAATCTTCTTTATTACTACCGGCATGAAAAAAATATTTATGCTTACGTTAATGGTGTCATAAATAAAGATACTTTAATAATATACGAATTTTTCGGGTACGAGGAATTTGTAATAAAAATTCTCGATGTAGTTTGTAAAATAGCCAATATTATTTTTATCAAGATAAATTTGCCAAGCTCGGATGAAGAACAAAATTTGTTAAATAATTTGTTCACGAATTATTCCATTGAAAGACCACAAATATCTATGTTTATTACAAGAGATTCAAGAATATTTGATGAACTAAAAAACGCATATATTTTTTTCACTGACAGAATATAAATGGATAATCCAAAAATAACAATTGTATTTGGAACTTTTAAAGAACCAAAATTAATAATCCCATCTATTCAATCATTACTGAAATCATCCTACAAAGCATTCAAAACGATAATTGTTGATGACAATTCTCCAGAGGATGAAGCAATTTCACTTGAGGTTAGAAAGATCGTAGAATCTTACAATGATGAAAGAATTAGTTTAATTAAAAATGATATTAATATAGGTGTTCCATTTGTTTTCAAAAAGTGGATTGATTTAGTAAAAACTGAATATTTTCTCATTACTGGTGCTGGTGACATTTTTGATATGGGGGCTTTAGAAGAATACATTAAGTTTTTAGATAAATATCCTGCCGCTTCATTTGTATTCGCAAAAGAAAGATTTCAAGGGATTGACGGAAATTTTTCTGAATTAAAAAGAGAGGAAATAGAAACCGGGGTGTACGACCCATATAAGTATCTGGAATTTCACCTAATAGGTGGAAAAGGAAATTATGGGTGGTCACAAGCATCGGCAATGTATAGGACAGAGTTCTTTAAAGTAAAGAATATTCCTGTTACACCATATCATTATTGGGATCACTATTTCCACATGAAATATTTATTGTTTTCAAATAAAGTTGGTTATATAAATAAATATTTGGCCATTAGACATGTTGAACCCTCCTTGAAAGAATGGGCTAACCAAAATATCTTTGTAAACAAAGTTGAGACGATATACCAGTCATATAAATTCATTAATGAATTTGAAACAATATTAGTTTCAAAAAGATACCCAATAACAAAGTATAGAATTGTTATCATTAAAAATTTACTTAAACAATTCTTAAAATTGAAATATATAGAAGAACTTTTCTTATGTTCCAATATTTTCCTGAGCTTATTTAGTAAAGTGTTTTTGAGTAGTCTTATTATTCTTATCCTATCTCCAATAAAGCTAGTTGGTTATTTGTATCTTATTGTTAGGAATACATATGCCCAAAAATATAGTGATTCTGCTTAATTGAGTAAAATTATTAAAAATACTCTTTTATACTCAATTGGTAATCTACTTCCACAATTAGTTGCATTTATATTGCTTCCTATTTACACCAAGTATTTATTACCTGAAGATTATGGGGTCGTCAATGCAATGGTTACTGTGCAGGCTCTTTTTGCTGTTTTTTTTTCACTTGCACTTGATAGGTCCATCATTAGATTGTACTGGGACTATAATGAAAAAGAGAAAGGTGAGTTTTTAGGTACTTTATTTATTGCAATGAGTGCTATATCCATCATTATGCTAGGTTTAGTATTTTTATTTAAAAATTATATCCATCTTCTTTTTGGAGAAATTGCTTTTTATCCTTTCTTCATTTTTACTATTTTTATGACTTTTTCTCTGAATTTCTTTTTAATTCCTAAAAATTATTATAGATTAAAAAGCGAAGCACTGAAGTTTTTACTCTTATCCATTTGCGAAGTTGTTATAACTACTTCACTGATTTTTTATTTTTTAGTAGTAAAAGAAGAAGGCGCATATGGTGTTATTAAAGGTAAATTTTATTCTTCAGTACTGCTTCTTCCTTTTTTTTTATATATCACAATAATGCATGTCAAGCTAAAGTTTAACTACAAAATATTGAGTGAATCATTAAAGTTCAGTTTGCCAATTTTACCCACATTATTTGCTGCATGGGTTCTGGGGCAAGCCGATCGAGTTTTTATTGCCGGGAATCTTTCATATCACGACTTAGGGATTTATTCATTAAGTAAACGACTAGGTGGGTTAGTGGCAGTAATTGCCGGAGCATTTACTATGGCTTATCATCCTATTTTTTTTGAATTAGTTAACGATACAGCTTTTGAAGAAAAAACAAAGAGTGTACTTTATCGTTATAATAATTCATTCATACTATTATTACTGTATATAGGTTTTATGTTAGCTCTCTTTTCAAAAGAATTTATTTACTATTTT
It contains:
- a CDS encoding DegT/DnrJ/EryC1/StrS family aminotransferase, giving the protein MTTIPLVRSFLPPREELLASLENVLYSGYIAQGKFVDDFESEFGKYIENNLVVSLNSGTAALHIALVLAGVGKGDEVISTALTAEPTNLAIKMTGAKIVWADIDPNNGTMNPFDAESKITEKTKAILPVDYAGIPVNINEFIRISKQYNISIIEDSAHALGAKYNGEKLGNHFPFVCFSFQAIKHLTTVDGGMIAFNNQENYEKAKLIRWFGIDKKLSRIENDIKLQGYKYHMNNVTAAIGLCQMNYIDSVISKYISNGIYYDSSLKNVPGVELLKYYPESEPSYWIYTLKVEKREDLIKKLAENGIMASELHKRNDSHSFFSKSKCELPNLDKFYSKMLHIPCGWWVTDEDREKIVDIIKSGW
- a CDS encoding aminotransferase class V-fold PLP-dependent enzyme, encoding MPDKLPELNNILYSGKLSYGYWGEEFEKAISSYIGNEYFLSVNSFNSALLVAIAVLELKPGDEVIASPMSCLASNQPFATQNLKVVWADIDPKTGTLDPSDVKRKITKQTKAIFHNHHCGYVGYVEEINQIARQYGLYVVDDAIEAFGSEYSNKKMGNLGADITAFSFQTVRLPNTIDGGGLSFCRKELYERALLIRDLGVNRKKFRDENGEISKKCDIALPGFGATLNETSAYIGLQQVHYIDSLLGKQNENATVWNVKLKEIKNISLLNSINGSKPNYWVYGCFAENKLEAISFFRERNYYASGIHLPNNNYSIFNSKIELKGVNEFYTNFIALPSGWWVNSI
- a CDS encoding GNAT family N-acetyltransferase, yielding MKIRNITLSELTNLVDKINYEFISSKGKKLHITKRFPNLYDTNNLENLYVLEIDNKIKAFTAVKTVLFKKKSTVYHLFFVGSVYTDPMARGQGLSSSLLNYVQEKYFNDGYDAGFLWTNLHGFYTKLGWILNEKGLLAHTKIDALRKSNTYFIPSGGVQKADHSDLAMIDEFRVKLSNEYVIRKDGKIISGYGTVYSPGEENLLYYYRHEKNIYAYVNGVINKDTLIIYEFFGYEEFVIKILDVVCKIANIIFIKINLPSSDEEQNLLNNLFTNYSIERPQISMFITRDSRIFDELKNAYIFFTDRI
- a CDS encoding glycosyltransferase family 2 protein, which gives rise to MDNPKITIVFGTFKEPKLIIPSIQSLLKSSYKAFKTIIVDDNSPEDEAISLEVRKIVESYNDERISLIKNDINIGVPFVFKKWIDLVKTEYFLITGAGDIFDMGALEEYIKFLDKYPAASFVFAKERFQGIDGNFSELKREEIETGVYDPYKYLEFHLIGGKGNYGWSQASAMYRTEFFKVKNIPVTPYHYWDHYFHMKYLLFSNKVGYINKYLAIRHVEPSLKEWANQNIFVNKVETIYQSYKFINEFETILVSKRYPITKYRIVIIKNLLKQFLKLKYIEELFLCSNIFLSLFSKVFLSSLIILILSPIKLVGYLYLIVRNTYAQKYSDSA
- a CDS encoding oligosaccharide flippase family protein, which translates into the protein MSKIIKNTLLYSIGNLLPQLVAFILLPIYTKYLLPEDYGVVNAMVTVQALFAVFFSLALDRSIIRLYWDYNEKEKGEFLGTLFIAMSAISIIMLGLVFLFKNYIHLLFGEIAFYPFFIFTIFMTFSLNFFLIPKNYYRLKSEALKFLLLSICEVVITTSLIFYFLVVKEEGAYGVIKGKFYSSVLLLPFFLYITIMHVKLKFNYKILSESLKFSLPILPTLFAAWVLGQADRVFIAGNLSYHDLGIYSLSKRLGGLVAVIAGAFTMAYHPIFFELVNDTAFEEKTKSVLYRYNNSFILLLLYIGFMLALFSKEFIYYFLNYKYFVAYYYIPPIILGVIIASISSSILGAFIQQSKKMKQDMIFGLVVAGITLLSYSLLIKSFGLAGAVFASIISSLSLFILLYFYTKKRCFFIPFNWLGIIPISFIMFFTIILFNYLFSMDPLVGLFVKTLVAVCFISYYFYLYRDFIFQILNRNRL